The following are encoded together in the Anopheles nili chromosome 3, idAnoNiliSN_F5_01, whole genome shotgun sequence genome:
- the LOC128722877 gene encoding insulin gene enhancer protein isl-1 gives MVMAEIGGPLAHQLPLHNHRGGLVQPSLVMNHHLDPLDSSGCHGPNIHPKKERLSLCVGCGGQIHDQYILRVAPDLEWHAACLKCQECRQFLDESCTCFVRDGKTYCKRDYVRLFGTKCDKCGSSFSKNDFVMRAKTKIYHIECFRCSACARQLIPGDEFALRDGGSLYCKEDHDHLEKTSQNGLAQGVEPNNNISGNANNNNNNISSTNNNNNNSLSNNNHSSELGSMSDSGSESGSHKSLRGKGPTGPSDGKPTRVRTVLNEKQLHTLRTCYNANPRPDALMKEQLVEMTGLSPRVIRVWFQNKRCKDKKKTIQMKLQMQQEKEGRKLGYGMQGIPMVASSPVRHDSPLNLHGLEVTAYQPPWKALSDFALHSDLDSNGAINTHTPAFQHLVNQMHGYDVGNGGGAGGGPGGGPGGMPPMPGQGGQIPPLGSHMDLSGHHHPDSTDSYVTYLESDDSMQGSP, from the exons ATGGTAATGGCAGAGATCGGTGGCCCATTGGCACACCAACTACCCTTACACAACCATAGAGGTGGACTGGTGCAACCGTCACTGGTCATGAACCATCACCTGGATCCTCTGGACAGCAGTGGTTGCCATGGACCAAACATTCACCCAA AAAAAGAACGCCTGTCTCTGTGCGTTGGATGCGGTGGCCAGATACATGACCAGTACATCCTGCGTGTCGCCCCGGACCTCGAGTGGCATGCAGCCTGCCTCAAGTGCCAGGAGTGTCGTCAGTTTCTGGACGAAAGCTGTACCTGTTTCGTGAGAGATGGCAAAACCTACTGCAAGCGGGATTATGTGAG GTTATTCGGTACCAAATGTGATAAGTGCGGTAGCTCCTTTAGCAAAAACGACTTCGTGATGCGGGCGAAAACGAAAATCTACCACATAGAATGCTTTCGATGCTCGGCCTGCGCCCGCCAACTAATACCAG GTGACGAATTTGCCCTCCGAGATGGTGGATCGCTGTACTGCAAGGAAGATCACGATCATCTGGAGAAAACGTCGCAAAACGGTCTCGCTCAGGGCGTCGAaccgaacaacaacatcagcGGCAATGccaataacaacaataacaacatcAGCagtaccaacaacaacaacaacaatagtCTAAGCAATAACAACCACTCGAGTGAGCTGGGGTCTATGTCGG ATTCTGGCAGCGAATCCGGGTCGCATAAAAGTTTACGCGGAAAAGGACCCACCGGACCGTCGGACGGCAAACCAACGCGGGTGCGAACGGTGTTGAACGAGAAACAACTACACACGCTTCG GACGTGCTACAACGCAAATCCCCGACCCGACGCACTGATGAAGGAGCAGCTGGTCGAAATGACCGGCCTGTCACCGCGGGTCATACGGGTTTGGTTCCAGAACAAGCGGTGCAAGGATAAGAAGAAAACGATTCAAATGAAGCTGCAAATGCAGCAGGAGAAG GAAGGACGAAAACTTGGATATGGCATGCAAGGCATACCGATGGTGGCCAGCTCACCCGTCAGACACGATTCACCGCTGAACCTGCACGGTTTAGAAGTGACCGCGTACCAGCCACCGTGGAAGGCGCTATCCGATTTTGCGCTCCATTCCGATCTCGATAGTAACGGTGCGatcaacacacatacacccgcgTTCCAGCATCTAGTCAATCAG ATGCATGGGTATGACGTTGGGAATGGTGGAGGAGCTGGCGGTGGCCCTGGTGGTGGCCCCGGTGGTATGCCACCGATGCCTGGCCAAGGAGGGCAAATTCCCCCCCTAGGATCGCACATGGATCTCAGCGGGCACCATCATCCGGACAGCACGGACTCTTACGTGACCTATCTCGAGAGCGACGACAGCATGCAAGGCAGTCCTTAA
- the LOC128725100 gene encoding mitochondrial import inner membrane translocase subunit Tim23: MGDDYLSKPLSFGAPPAPGIAASPQLQPLSPYLNYDARYLQAQPEFIFPEGASKQRGRFELAFSQIGSSAMIGACIGGVGGLYNGINATRVANQTGKLRRTQLLNHVMKQGAATANTFGTIAVMYSAFGVVLQYARGEDDEINTIAAGGATGLLYKSTAGLRKCAIGGGIGLALTSLYVLWNVAGGGSKKLNDLKSQYL; encoded by the exons atgggTGACGACTACTTAAGCAAGCCCCTATCTTTCGGTGCACCACCAGCGCCTG GAATTGCCGCGAGCCCACAATTGCAACCGCTCTCGCCGTACTTGAACTATGACGCCCGATACTTGCAAGCCCAGCCCGAATTCATTTTTCCCGAAGGAGCTTCTAAACAGCGCGGAAGATTCGAACTCGCTTTCTCTCAAATAGGATCATCTGCAATGATAGGCGCGTGCATTGGAGGAGTAGGTGGATTGTACAATGGCATCAATGCAACACGTGTAGCTAATCAAACCGGAAAGCTGCGTCGAACACA GTTATTGAACCACGTAATGAAACAAGGGGCAGCGACCGCTAACACTTTTGGCACTATTGCGGTCATGTATTCAGCCTTTGGCGTCGTTTTGCAATATGCTCGGGGCGaagatgatgaaatcaacacaaTCGCAGCTGGTGGTGCTACTGGCTTACTATATAAGTCCACAGCCGGTCTCCGTAAATGTGCAATTGGCGGCGGAATAGGTTTGGCGCTTACTTCCTTGTACGTGCTATGGAATGTGGCCGGCGGTGGGTCAAAAAAGCTAAATGATCTTAAGTCGCAGTACTTGTAA
- the LOC128726138 gene encoding uncharacterized protein LOC128726138 yields the protein MNQYKSEKQLAYLYPIIAALSFVCCISTTVAWQHWRYVLDTCVETNCGCILHGRSTATQFTGGHVAYCHWAAYGLVLPIIFCFIFGIFHVFRVCFGRRRRYPGTATTVRQRSGDVFVMTTKSDVEEDDINPYYWIPASVIGSLMAILTLVHAAMYLNGFLNTCKQQRNQLIKNMQANGSIVPIIQSRISCPSVFDFMDYLHLDVAYDRRREGRINTAAALIIGLVCSWICVGLWVWTIVINVKRARASQKMRI from the exons ATGAATCAGTATAAGAGTGAAAAACAGCTCGCTTACCTGTATCCGATTATCGCAGCCTTATCTTTTGTGTGCTGCATATCAACAACCGTAGCGTGGCAGCACTGGCGATATGTTTTGGATACCTGTGTTGAAACCAACTGCGGCTGCATTCTGCATGGCCGATCAACAGCAACACAGTTTACTGGAGGCCATGTCGCGTATTGCCATTGGGCAGCTTATGGGCTAGTGTTGCccataatattttgttttatttttgggatATTTCATGTCTTTCGGGTATGTTTTGGTCGTCGTAGACGTTATCCTGGAACTGCCACCACCGTTCGACAAAG ATCCGGGGATGTTTTTGTAATGACTACCAAGAGCGATGTAGAGGAAGACGATATTAACCCATACTATTGGATTCCTGCAAGCGTCATAGGTAGTTTAATGGCAATTCTCACATTGGTGCATGCAGCGATGTACTTGAACGGATTTCTGAATACCTGTAAACAACAACGTAACCAACTAATTAAGAACATGCAGGCCAACGGAAGTATAGTCCCCATCATTCAAAGTCGTATATCATGCCCGTCGGTATTTGACTTCATGGATTATTTGCACTTGGATGTTGCTTATGATAGACGACGAGAAGGGAGAATAAATACCGCAGCTGCCTTGATTATTGGACTGGTATGTTCATGGATATGCGTCGGATTATGGGTTTGGACCATAGTGATTAACGTAAAAAGGGCACGCGCTAGCCAGAAGATGCGCATTTGA
- the LOC128727290 gene encoding prefoldin subunit 1 has translation MDLELRKAFLEMQVNKIESTKKIHLLDMKTDSLKLSKQRVEVTNRHISGLAPDTRVYASVGRMYVLNDVSSLTSQLKANQASYEEMIGQCEKNKDFLIKNLKEQEESLRELVQQKKAETPDMNGKSTD, from the exons ATGGATCTAGAGCTCAGGAAA GCATTTCTTGAGATGCAGGTGAATAAGATTGAATCCACAAAGAAGATTCATCTTCTAGATATGAAAACGGATAGCTTGAAGCTGTCGAAACAGCGTGTCGAGGTAACAAATAGACACATTTCCGGGCTTGCTCCAGATACTAGGGTGTATGCATCAGTGGGGCGCATGTACGTTTTGAACGATGTTTCTTCGCTCACCAGCCAACTTAAAGCTAACCAGGCGTCCTATGAAGAAATGATCGGCCaatgcgagaaaaataaagactTCCTAATAAAAAACCTCAAGGAGCAGGAAGAGAGTCTCCGTGAACTGGTGCAACAGAAGAAGGCAGAGACACCGGATATGAATGGAAAATCGACAGATTAA
- the LOC128724170 gene encoding protein-lysine N-methyltransferase CG9154: MTSTNPNISEESETISDDESCVLPADTMLILQQFLEEKALKDRSTEIDAESAECFEENWQLSQFWYNEATKQKVAFIVKSLQEASGSSTYKVALLSVPSVFKHVSRENHDVILFEYDERFACYGDRFHQYDYNKADEPGYMDMFGNHFDLVIADPPFLSEECIEKVGKIIKKILKQNGKIILCSGSVVQHWAMEHMGVSLCQLKPEHERNLGNEFRSYANFDLDSFFNKEK; this comes from the exons ATGACTTCGACGAATCCTAACATATCTGAAGAGTCTGAAACGATAAGTGACGATGAATCTTGTGTTTTACCTGCCGACACAATGCTTATTTTGCAGCAGTTTTTAGAGGAAAAAGCACTAAAAGATCGTTCTACGGAGATAGACGCAGAATCAGCCGAATGTTTCGAAGAAAATTGG CAACTTAGCCAATTTTGGTACAACGaagctacaaaacaaaaagttgCTTTTATTGTAAAAAGTTTGCAGGAAGCTAGCGGATCAAGTACATACAAAGTAGCTTTATTGTCCGTGCCATCAGTGTTTAAGCATGTTTCACGTGAAAACCATGATG TTATATTGTTTGAATACGACGAACGGTTTGCATGTTACGGAGATCGATTCCATCAATACGACTACAACAAAGCTGATGAACCCGGTTACATGGATATGTTTGGCAACCACTTTGATTTAGTGATTGCCGATCCTCCATTTTTATCAGAGGAATGCATTGAAAAAGTCGgcaaaattatcaaaaaaatattgaaacagaatggaaaaataatcctCTGCTCTGGCTCCGTTGTTCAGCACTGGGCGATGGAACATATGGGCGTAAGTCTGTGTCAATTGAAGCCAGAACACGAACGCAATTTAGGTAATGAATTTCGTTCATACGCAAATTTTGATTTAGATAGCTTctttaataaagaaaaataa
- the LOC128727288 gene encoding Krueppel homolog 2: protein MSDKQREQQSQPRQTGFAALKEHVLENKLETTQWVSRVLTIYFALGYVLPFLYGNPVNAYYKVLMANAATSAIRLHQRLPPFTLSRAYLSQMMMEDSCHYLLFSLIFLNVYQMFLIILPIVLFAVLHSTSYSLTLLDTLGQNSWWGARLLISVVEFQTRNILRLAAFCEIFIMPLSVLLVFWGKASIVTPLVYYQFLAQRYASRRNPYTRNVFYELRLMADNFANGTSTPPVLRKALHTCIGFISRLAPPTHPVQQQPQQQQQ, encoded by the exons ATGAGTGACAAACAGCGAGAACAGCAATCGCAACCGCGACAAACTGGTTTTGCAGCACTGAAAGAGCATGTCTTGGAAAACAAACTGGAAACGACGCAATGGGTGTCCCGCGTGCTAACCATTTACTTTGCTCTAGGATACGTATTACCATTCCTCTACGG AAACCCCGTGAATGCATACTACAAAGTATTGATGGCAAATGCTGCCACCAGCGCTATAAGGTTACACCAACGTTTGCCACCGTTTACGCTGTCACGGGCCTATTTGAGTCAAATGATGATGGAGGACTCCTGCCACTATCTATTGTTCTCCCTTATATTCCTTAATGTATACCAGATGTTTCTTATCATCCTGCccatcgtcctttttgcaGTGCTTCATTCGACGAGTTATTCCCTAACTTTGCTTGAT ACACTGGGCCAAAATTCTTGGTGGGGAGCTCGTCTCTTGATATCGGTGGTTGAATTTCAAACGCGTAATATCCTTAGATTGGCAGCATTCTGTGAAATTTTCATCATGCCACTGTcggttttgcttgttttctg GGGCAAAGCGAGCATTGTGACGCCTTTGGTATACTACCAGTTTCTGGCGCAACGCTACGCATCTCGGCGTAATCCATACACACGAAATGTGTTCTATGAGCTGCGATTGATGGCGGACAATTTTGCTAACGGCACATCCACGCCTCCTGTTTTGCGCAAGGCTCTGCACACGTGCATTGGTTTCATTAGTAGGTTAGCACCACCAACGCACCCAgttcagcagcagccgcaacagcagcagcaataa